A single genomic interval of Nocardioides palaemonis harbors:
- a CDS encoding CaiB/BaiF CoA transferase family protein: MLPLEGVTVVAVEQAVAAPLATRNLADLGARVIKVERLGGGDLARGYDHVVHGTGAHFVWLNRGKESIAVDLKSDEGRAVVRRLALASDVFVQNLAPGAAARLGLGAEELRAERPALVVASLSGYGSGGPLEERKAYDMLIQAEAGLISITGTPEDPVKTGIPTADIASGMYLSQAVVAALLRRYRTGDGATIEVSMLEATVEWMGHALYTQMHTGSQPARMGVSHSAIAPYDAFPTSDGEILIGVQNDSGWRALVTAVLDAPALADDPRFATNVARVAHRAECDAEVGARTRLWSTRELDARLAAAGVPAAEIKTLAHVVDHEQLRARDRWRSVDIEGASIEGLLPPATFGDVEAPMGSVPALGQHTRALLVESGVDPAEADAAIGRGVAYQLPRSPVGVA, translated from the coding sequence ATGCTTCCGCTGGAAGGCGTCACGGTCGTCGCGGTCGAGCAGGCCGTCGCGGCCCCGCTGGCCACGCGCAACCTGGCCGACCTCGGCGCCCGCGTCATCAAGGTCGAGCGGCTCGGCGGCGGCGACCTCGCCCGCGGCTACGACCACGTCGTCCACGGCACCGGCGCGCACTTCGTCTGGCTGAATCGGGGCAAGGAGTCGATCGCGGTTGACCTCAAGAGCGACGAGGGCCGTGCCGTCGTCAGGCGGCTCGCGCTCGCTTCCGACGTCTTCGTCCAGAATCTCGCCCCCGGCGCAGCCGCTCGGCTGGGGCTCGGCGCCGAGGAGCTTCGCGCCGAGAGGCCCGCGCTCGTCGTGGCGAGTCTGTCCGGCTACGGATCGGGCGGGCCGCTGGAGGAGCGCAAGGCCTACGACATGCTCATCCAGGCCGAGGCCGGGCTGATCTCGATCACCGGCACTCCGGAGGACCCGGTCAAGACGGGGATCCCCACCGCCGACATCGCCTCGGGCATGTACCTCTCGCAGGCCGTCGTCGCAGCCCTGCTGCGCCGCTACCGGACCGGTGACGGTGCGACGATCGAGGTGTCGATGCTGGAGGCGACCGTCGAGTGGATGGGTCACGCCCTCTACACCCAGATGCACACGGGGAGCCAGCCCGCTCGCATGGGTGTGAGCCACAGCGCGATCGCGCCGTACGACGCGTTTCCCACCAGCGACGGCGAGATCCTGATCGGTGTGCAGAACGACTCCGGCTGGCGCGCCCTGGTCACCGCGGTTCTGGACGCACCCGCGCTCGCCGACGACCCCCGGTTCGCCACCAACGTGGCGCGCGTCGCGCACCGCGCGGAGTGCGACGCGGAGGTCGGTGCGCGGACCCGGCTGTGGAGCACGCGGGAGCTCGACGCGCGCCTGGCCGCCGCCGGCGTCCCGGCCGCCGAGATCAAGACCCTGGCCCACGTCGTCGACCACGAGCAGCTTCGCGCTCGTGACCGCTGGCGCAGTGTCGACATCGAGGGCGCGAGCATCGAGGGGCTGCTGCCTCCCGCGACCTTCGGCGACGTCGAGGCACCGATGGGGTCTGTCCCGGCTCTGGGCCAGCACACCCGCGCGCTGCTCGTGGAGTCGGGCGTTGACCCCGCGGAAGCCGATGCCGCCATCGGCCGTGGCGTCGCCTATCAGCTCCCTCGCAGCCCCGTCGGCGTCGCCTGA